The following proteins come from a genomic window of Thermoproteus sp.:
- a CDS encoding tRNA(Met) cytidine acetyltransferase TmcA, whose amino-acid sequence MLKEVLSEELAKARRARHRRLLAVISSDDRKAAEGVAEALEVFESAAGGGRGLYMFQPEYADANRRQNYVRDLLGDSSLEVEFRPYKDTPKLLGKTYDFAVLDLVNDLKPNDVGRLGGVVAGGGLYVLVLPPLEVWKSYLTKFQATLLVPQYKPNDVRHRTKERFWRKLWEHDGIIIYDADRGEVLRRPQSQPPEWVKPEVKIPEKAVIPVKIYQLAATQDQVEVLRLMEGLYERPKRKQVLVVIADRGRGKSAALGLGLAGLGHRLRKAKSQVQLVVSAMEYSNVETLAEFLLRGLKALGYKPGVEKEGGEVKSVKAKGIFVDFITPYQLMKREKADIVAVDEAASIPLPILYGAHKKFDRLIFATTIHGYEGAGRGFSIRFLESLKRDPETDVKIYEMEEPIRYGRGDPIERWLFDAFLLDAEPEDLDDGDYEAIRAKRLRYLREEEILGDEEKLRRFFGIYVQAHYRNEPDDLGMLLDAPHHTARAVALENGKIVVSLELAEEGGLNDDFVDEALRGLKLPGNILPDRFLKYWRLPEFAKLKGWRIVRIATHPAAQDMGLGTEALRLVEKEAAERGYDWVGVGFGVYGKLLKFWIKNGYIPIHISPERNPVSGEYSVLLIKPLNEKAAKLVEYANVEFRRRLIHSLMGPYSDLDPAEARMLLEDWGWDIEPKPKLSKNQIDRLVAYAVGPMTFENVSDALYFITAQYFYSSKARRPTLGEALELALVSKVLQARPWKEAAEAIGVRRGSLMLVLREITKTLLYYFYGGEFEVPLFVVGVVKGED is encoded by the coding sequence GTGCTGAAAGAAGTCCTGTCGGAGGAACTCGCCAAGGCGAGGAGGGCCCGCCACCGGAGGCTTCTGGCCGTAATTTCGTCGGACGACCGGAAAGCGGCCGAGGGGGTGGCGGAGGCCCTCGAGGTGTTCGAATCGGCGGCTGGAGGAGGCAGGGGGCTCTACATGTTCCAGCCCGAATACGCCGACGCGAATAGGAGGCAGAACTACGTGAGGGACCTCCTGGGCGACTCCTCGTTGGAGGTGGAGTTCAGGCCCTATAAGGACACGCCGAAGCTGTTGGGGAAGACCTACGACTTCGCGGTGCTAGATCTCGTGAACGATCTTAAGCCCAACGACGTGGGGAGACTCGGCGGCGTAGTCGCCGGTGGGGGCCTCTACGTCTTGGTCCTACCGCCTTTAGAGGTCTGGAAGTCCTACCTCACGAAGTTCCAAGCCACGCTGTTGGTGCCTCAGTACAAGCCCAACGATGTGAGGCATAGGACCAAGGAGAGGTTTTGGAGGAAGTTGTGGGAGCACGACGGGATAATAATCTACGACGCCGATAGGGGCGAGGTGTTGAGGAGGCCCCAGTCGCAACCGCCCGAGTGGGTCAAGCCGGAGGTCAAAATCCCCGAGAAGGCCGTCATACCCGTCAAGATATACCAACTGGCCGCCACGCAGGACCAAGTGGAGGTCTTGAGGCTCATGGAGGGTCTCTACGAGAGGCCCAAGAGGAAGCAAGTCCTCGTGGTGATTGCAGATAGGGGGAGGGGTAAGAGCGCGGCGTTGGGGCTGGGCCTCGCGGGGCTGGGACATAGGTTGCGTAAAGCCAAGTCGCAAGTGCAGTTGGTGGTGAGCGCCATGGAGTACAGCAACGTCGAGACTCTGGCGGAGTTCCTATTGAGGGGCTTGAAGGCCCTCGGCTACAAGCCCGGCGTGGAGAAGGAAGGGGGAGAGGTCAAATCGGTCAAGGCCAAGGGCATATTTGTGGACTTCATAACGCCCTACCAGTTAATGAAGAGGGAGAAGGCCGACATAGTGGCGGTAGACGAGGCGGCGTCTATACCCCTCCCCATACTCTACGGCGCACATAAGAAGTTCGACAGGCTGATATTCGCCACGACGATACACGGATACGAGGGGGCGGGGAGGGGCTTCTCCATAAGGTTCCTCGAGAGCTTGAAGAGGGACCCAGAGACCGACGTCAAGATATACGAGATGGAGGAGCCCATTAGGTACGGGAGGGGCGACCCCATAGAGCGTTGGCTTTTCGACGCCTTCCTCCTCGACGCGGAGCCTGAAGACCTAGACGACGGGGACTACGAGGCCATAAGGGCCAAGAGGCTGAGGTACCTAAGGGAGGAGGAGATTTTGGGGGACGAGGAGAAGCTACGCCGTTTCTTCGGCATATACGTCCAGGCCCACTATAGGAACGAGCCGGACGACCTGGGCATGCTCCTAGACGCTCCGCACCATACGGCGCGGGCCGTGGCGTTGGAGAACGGCAAGATAGTGGTATCCCTAGAGCTGGCCGAAGAGGGAGGTCTCAACGACGACTTCGTAGACGAGGCGTTGAGGGGCCTGAAGCTGCCGGGCAACATACTGCCTGACCGCTTCCTTAAGTATTGGCGCCTGCCGGAGTTCGCGAAGCTCAAGGGCTGGAGGATAGTGAGGATAGCCACACACCCCGCGGCGCAGGACATGGGGCTGGGCACCGAAGCCTTGAGGCTAGTCGAGAAGGAGGCCGCGGAGAGGGGCTACGACTGGGTCGGCGTGGGGTTCGGCGTCTACGGCAAGCTCCTCAAGTTCTGGATCAAAAACGGCTATATACCCATACACATATCGCCCGAGCGCAACCCCGTGTCGGGCGAATACAGCGTCTTGTTGATAAAGCCGCTGAACGAAAAGGCGGCCAAGCTCGTCGAGTACGCCAATGTGGAGTTCAGAAGGCGCCTCATCCACTCCCTAATGGGGCCCTACAGCGATTTGGACCCAGCCGAGGCCAGGATGTTGTTGGAGGACTGGGGCTGGGACATAGAGCCGAAGCCCAAGCTCTCCAAAAACCAAATAGACAGGCTGGTCGCCTATGCGGTGGGCCCCATGACCTTCGAGAACGTGTCGGACGCCCTCTACTTCATAACGGCGCAATATTTCTACTCCTCCAAGGCGAGGAGGCCCACGTTGGGGGAGGCCCTAGAGCTCGCCCTAGTTTCTAAAGTCCTACAAGCGAGGCCCTGGAAGGAGGCGGCCGAGGCCATAGGCGTCAGGCGGGGCTCCCTCATGTTGGTGCTGAGGGAAATAACCAAGACCCTCCTCTATTATTTCTACGGAGGAGAGTTCGAAGTGCCGCTGTTCGTAGTGGGCGTAGTCAAAGGCGAGGACTAA
- a CDS encoding nucleotidyltransferase domain-containing protein, which produces MEWGAASRVFEKWGVVFAYLFGSRARGTAREDSDWDVAAYFGRDVTVLEEVALEEELSDALGVEVNVVALDAAPLDLIYTVLNSGVPIYSKDEDRRRSWEIEAYLEYLDWASQYEEA; this is translated from the coding sequence GTGGAGTGGGGGGCCGCGTCTAGGGTATTCGAGAAGTGGGGCGTGGTGTTCGCATATCTCTTCGGCTCGAGGGCCAGGGGCACTGCTAGGGAGGACAGCGATTGGGACGTGGCGGCGTATTTCGGCAGGGACGTGACGGTGTTGGAGGAGGTAGCCCTAGAGGAGGAGCTGTCCGACGCCCTCGGCGTCGAGGTCAACGTGGTGGCTCTCGACGCGGCGCCGCTGGACTTGATCTACACGGTCTTGAACTCCGGCGTCCCCATATACTCAAAGGACGAGGACAGGAGGCGTAGCTGGGAGATAGAGGCGTATCTAGAGTATTTGGACTGGGCCAGCCAGTATGAAGAGGCCTAG
- a CDS encoding PaREP1 family protein: MDVYEVLKRPLPKPTAEGYASARLLEAITEAYIALRFIRDGLIRNAAEKAFQAWRALLAALLRLELERLKTAARTEEEKRWLEEKAVPRVPTTRMKELSRLLEEAGYPDVSLWTSLALDLHDYQYHGPDPDVALSKYRTSKEAAYDVLKMAEGVLRCALEMRKEVKWDEELETATSKLREELEKVKTSKH; encoded by the coding sequence GTGGACGTGTACGAGGTTCTCAAAAGGCCTTTGCCCAAGCCGACAGCGGAGGGATATGCCTCAGCCAGACTGTTAGAGGCGATTACGGAGGCGTATATTGCGCTTAGATTTATTAGAGACGGCTTAATACGCAACGCCGCGGAGAAGGCCTTCCAGGCGTGGAGAGCCCTTCTCGCCGCGTTGTTGAGGCTCGAACTGGAGAGGTTGAAGACGGCGGCCAGGACGGAGGAGGAGAAGAGGTGGCTCGAAGAGAAGGCGGTGCCAAGGGTGCCCACTACTAGGATGAAAGAGCTCTCTAGACTTCTAGAAGAAGCTGGATACCCAGACGTCTCTCTGTGGACGTCGTTGGCCCTCGACCTACACGACTACCAGTACCACGGCCCGGACCCCGACGTGGCGTTGTCGAAGTACAGAACTAGTAAAGAGGCCGCCTACGACGTGTTGAAAATGGCAGAGGGAGTGCTGAGATGCGCCTTGGAGATGCGAAAGGAGGTTAAGTGGGACGAGGAACTGGAGACAGCGACGTCTAAACTGAGAGAAGAGTTGGAGAAGGTAAAGACGTCGAAACATTGA
- a CDS encoding nucleotidyltransferase domain-containing protein, which yields MECRDVFPGALKLATCLREKLGSFSALLTGSRARKEARGALSDVDIIVFAEGARRLCSAVGGSPTSAI from the coding sequence GTGGAGTGCCGAGATGTCTTTCCGGGGGCCTTAAAGCTGGCGACGTGTCTGAGGGAAAAGCTGGGGAGCTTCTCGGCGCTTTTGACCGGGTCGAGGGCGCGCAAAGAGGCCCGAGGCGCGCTCAGCGATGTCGACATAATAGTCTTCGCTGAGGGGGCCCGGAGGCTCTGCTCTGCTGTTGGGGGCTCCCCTACGAGTGCGATCTGA
- a CDS encoding FAD-binding oxidoreductase — MRAVVVGGGVVGLFAAYYLKREGAEVVVVDGSELGEGSRAAAGILEFTRFKINRINVVGYPTAYLKMLSRGAARIRHLDLKWILAYIKSYGRDPGEEVWSAVREMGAFSWAEYRRLAEEKNDFDYAEEPLYELVDDVEAEAEELKRDPLRPKFEVGELGGRPAVVYLEAAKLSTDLAAKRLAEEAKPAHVRAFAEAVGDGYVVAGGKKLEADVVVVAAGWRTSRLLGLPVAPFKGYGFRVRPAERPKAMFIDLADTGVAVVPLGGWTKATGRFDFDSTDDHSPAEKVLAGAKRLLGGLEVLDMAVGYRPCTPDGLPIVERLGERLVVAAGACRLGWTFGPALGKMAADLALGRTKRSVFTASRFSV, encoded by the coding sequence ATGAGGGCCGTAGTGGTGGGGGGAGGCGTCGTCGGGCTTTTCGCGGCTTATTACCTCAAGAGGGAGGGGGCGGAGGTCGTAGTGGTCGACGGGTCCGAGCTGGGGGAGGGCTCGAGGGCTGCTGCGGGCATTTTGGAGTTTACCAGATTTAAAATAAATAGAATAAATGTGGTGGGCTACCCCACGGCCTACCTCAAAATGTTGTCTAGAGGCGCCGCGAGGATTAGACATCTAGACCTCAAGTGGATATTGGCCTACATCAAGTCCTACGGGCGGGATCCCGGCGAGGAGGTCTGGAGCGCCGTGAGGGAAATGGGCGCCTTCTCCTGGGCCGAATATAGGAGGCTGGCCGAGGAGAAGAATGACTTCGACTACGCTGAGGAGCCCCTCTACGAGCTCGTAGACGACGTGGAGGCCGAGGCGGAGGAGCTCAAGAGGGACCCCCTAAGGCCTAAATTCGAGGTGGGGGAGCTGGGGGGAAGGCCCGCAGTGGTCTACCTAGAGGCGGCCAAACTCTCCACGGATCTGGCCGCCAAGAGGCTGGCCGAAGAGGCGAAGCCCGCGCACGTGAGGGCGTTCGCCGAGGCCGTGGGGGACGGATACGTCGTGGCTGGAGGCAAGAAGCTGGAGGCCGATGTGGTCGTAGTGGCCGCAGGCTGGCGGACCTCGCGGCTCCTGGGGCTGCCTGTCGCCCCCTTCAAGGGCTACGGCTTTAGGGTAAGGCCCGCCGAGAGGCCCAAGGCCATGTTCATAGACCTCGCCGACACGGGAGTCGCGGTGGTCCCCCTCGGCGGCTGGACGAAGGCCACAGGGAGGTTCGACTTCGACTCGACCGACGACCACTCGCCGGCCGAAAAGGTGCTGGCGGGGGCCAAGAGACTGTTGGGCGGCCTGGAGGTGTTGGACATGGCGGTGGGCTATAGGCCCTGCACCCCCGACGGCCTCCCCATAGTGGAGAGGCTCGGCGAGAGACTGGTGGTCGCGGCGGGCGCCTGTAGGCTCGGCTGGACCTTCGGCCCGGCTCTAGGCAAAATGGCGGCCGACCTCGCCTTGGGGAGGACTAAAAGGTCTGTATTTACGGCATCTAGGTTTTCCGTATAG
- a CDS encoding cytochrome c3 family protein, with protein MKWGEAVRGFKEALRNPLVLALLIIVVIVVAATAGFLWLKYDPGANGFCTACHSMVPFYSAIESTPHGAFNCHVCHELTVSELPQLAGELWVYITENPSPSDIAKRAHITMLDQCLACHPQALGDLQIHSVHSGLVQTLGTCTICHNPHNLAQTPAKCQTCHRLDEVLNTHLEFHTYAWQQVQMGNIQVCAQCHGPTVTWGVPWGPDCTNGIARGMSCVACHGPTAAPWSPSDFVDCTRCHAK; from the coding sequence ATGAAGTGGGGCGAAGCCGTCAGGGGCTTTAAAGAGGCCTTGAGGAACCCGTTGGTGTTGGCGTTATTGATAATAGTCGTAATAGTGGTGGCCGCGACGGCGGGGTTCTTGTGGCTAAAATACGACCCTGGAGCCAACGGCTTTTGTACTGCATGCCACAGCATGGTTCCGTTCTATTCGGCCATAGAGTCGACGCCCCACGGAGCTTTTAACTGCCATGTCTGTCACGAACTTACAGTATCGGAATTACCGCAACTGGCGGGGGAGTTGTGGGTCTATATAACCGAAAACCCATCTCCCAGCGATATAGCCAAACGCGCCCATATAACCATGTTGGACCAATGTCTAGCCTGCCATCCACAAGCTCTGGGCGATCTACAGATACACTCTGTACATAGCGGTCTGGTCCAAACACTCGGGACTTGTACTATTTGCCACAACCCGCATAATTTAGCCCAGACGCCCGCCAAATGCCAAACCTGCCATAGATTAGACGAAGTCCTAAATACCCACCTAGAATTCCATACCTATGCCTGGCAACAAGTCCAAATGGGCAATATACAAGTGTGCGCCCAATGCCACGGCCCTACAGTTACGTGGGGCGTGCCGTGGGGACCCGACTGCACAAACGGCATTGCGCGCGGCATGTCTTGTGTGGCGTGTCACGGCCCCACGGCGGCTCCGTGGAGCCCATCCGACTTCGTAGACTGTACTAGATGTCACGCCAAGTAG
- the ccsA gene encoding cytochrome c biogenesis protein CcsA, which translates to MLVASWAYYLYSFVIQDFSLEPVALDTNVGMPPLLRIGASWSGSGSSLFLFLLFFELSAYFLSKHAGEWFGRSASLVALGVGASIVLYGAFNKFSGGTVGAGLNPLLQSFWVLIHPPLVMAGFALIAASAMALLSRRSPAAERALHLGAAVLFSGMVIGGYWSYVTFGWGGYWAWDPVETAQLMALIVAVATFHVPQSLEPFRRPSLYLAVSAVFLALFVTRTGMSPLHGFASPGAGAYVLLLASLIPLGGALRGLLTAQFSRLPQAPEVLSRALMSLAIFAAAVLLYGSLFVPAIGAALGLNVSPPQQDDGMWFYNTALVPLVLFTLVLAPLAFLNKGRRAFRAYLIVGTAATVAVVMAAAYGLFDYSPKSHLLTNIAVATALVWSALGGAVLVLFAARPGKRLVGLLHLALLVFFVAVVLSMPYAYNRSYFVDYSMEPGASANIYGVQTALKGLKFGMLQGSVDLGPYAGGATYTYASYAVAYGGMFAQQVAPMLTDAKARAFSNPALGLLLNLSQEAPIALGNVDIVVNSTSSLRLINASLWIYTQHSGTGLLSILAYLVANSAETKGLVVGNATVVRLSKPLLLPVGGGLLNISGPVEIGNESFWYLLPMVAYLSAGNQTIGLPYGLDLNLTLYYMSLSPQYPIYYAINSPYWNILTDQQKLAAVAPAVGVVEAPTQVPRGSYMEVDMGIDGSVRKAVIRYEVNGEVSGVHGLVVSVLTVPKGLGDVYMAVFAPSESTQFAQYPAPMLYYVKNITASMPPDKSLAVLALIASGFYLDQLRNMDINTAASYLFNAMMDLYGAASSFDPAALNAVDISVKIVPFVNLLWASAAAVTALLIAYAAMERKE; encoded by the coding sequence TTGCTTGTAGCAAGCTGGGCCTACTACCTCTACTCATTCGTAATACAAGACTTCTCGCTCGAGCCAGTCGCGTTGGACACTAACGTGGGGATGCCGCCACTATTGAGGATAGGGGCCTCTTGGAGCGGATCTGGGTCCAGCTTGTTCCTATTCCTCTTGTTTTTTGAGCTTTCGGCGTATTTCCTGTCTAAACACGCTGGGGAGTGGTTTGGAAGGTCGGCCTCTCTAGTGGCGTTGGGCGTAGGCGCCTCCATAGTGCTCTACGGCGCCTTCAACAAGTTCTCGGGGGGCACTGTGGGGGCCGGGCTGAATCCTTTACTTCAGAGCTTTTGGGTGTTAATACATCCGCCTCTGGTTATGGCGGGCTTCGCGCTCATAGCCGCCTCCGCCATGGCGTTGTTGTCCAGGAGGTCTCCCGCCGCCGAGAGGGCGCTCCATTTAGGGGCTGCGGTCTTATTTTCCGGGATGGTAATAGGCGGATATTGGAGCTACGTCACCTTCGGGTGGGGCGGATATTGGGCGTGGGACCCCGTCGAGACGGCCCAATTGATGGCGCTAATCGTCGCCGTGGCTACATTCCACGTGCCGCAGAGCCTAGAGCCCTTTAGGCGTCCCTCGTTGTATTTAGCGGTAAGCGCGGTCTTCCTGGCGCTATTTGTGACGCGTACAGGGATGAGTCCGCTACACGGCTTCGCGTCTCCAGGCGCGGGCGCCTATGTCCTCCTACTGGCGTCTTTAATACCTCTAGGCGGCGCGCTCAGAGGCCTATTGACGGCGCAATTCTCCAGGTTGCCGCAAGCGCCAGAGGTCCTCTCACGCGCGTTAATGTCTCTGGCCATTTTTGCTGCCGCCGTGTTGCTCTACGGCTCTTTGTTTGTGCCGGCCATAGGCGCGGCGCTTGGGCTCAACGTATCTCCGCCCCAACAAGACGACGGCATGTGGTTCTACAACACCGCGTTGGTGCCTCTAGTCCTCTTCACGCTGGTCTTAGCCCCGTTGGCTTTCCTCAATAAGGGCAGGAGGGCGTTTAGGGCGTACCTAATTGTGGGGACAGCCGCGACTGTCGCCGTCGTGATGGCGGCGGCATACGGCCTATTCGACTACTCGCCCAAATCGCACCTATTGACAAACATAGCAGTGGCTACTGCCCTAGTGTGGTCCGCATTGGGAGGCGCCGTCCTTGTGCTCTTCGCCGCGAGGCCCGGCAAGCGGCTGGTGGGGCTGTTGCACCTAGCCCTATTGGTGTTCTTCGTAGCTGTAGTCCTCAGCATGCCCTACGCCTACAACCGCTCGTATTTCGTAGACTACTCCATGGAGCCCGGCGCGTCGGCGAATATCTACGGCGTGCAGACAGCCCTAAAGGGCCTGAAGTTCGGAATGCTCCAAGGCTCAGTGGACTTGGGTCCATATGCTGGAGGCGCCACCTACACCTATGCGAGCTACGCGGTGGCTTATGGAGGCATGTTCGCCCAACAGGTAGCGCCGATGCTCACAGACGCCAAGGCCAGAGCCTTCTCGAACCCGGCGCTGGGGCTCCTATTGAATTTATCGCAAGAGGCGCCTATAGCTCTAGGCAACGTCGACATAGTCGTAAACTCCACATCGTCGCTAAGGCTCATAAACGCGTCGTTGTGGATATATACACAACACTCCGGGACGGGCCTACTCTCAATTTTGGCCTACCTCGTAGCGAATAGCGCCGAGACGAAAGGCCTTGTTGTCGGCAACGCCACAGTGGTTAGACTGTCAAAGCCGCTTTTATTACCCGTCGGCGGAGGCCTCTTGAATATATCAGGCCCTGTGGAGATAGGCAACGAGAGTTTTTGGTATCTACTGCCCATGGTGGCCTACCTCTCGGCGGGAAATCAGACCATCGGCCTGCCCTACGGGTTAGACCTCAACTTGACCCTATACTACATGTCCCTCTCGCCGCAATACCCCATATACTATGCGATCAATTCCCCCTATTGGAATATACTAACCGACCAGCAAAAACTCGCCGCCGTGGCGCCCGCCGTAGGCGTCGTTGAGGCGCCGACGCAAGTGCCCCGCGGCAGCTATATGGAAGTAGATATGGGGATAGACGGGTCGGTCAGGAAAGCCGTGATAAGATATGAAGTAAACGGCGAGGTCTCTGGAGTACACGGGCTTGTGGTGTCCGTATTGACGGTCCCGAAGGGCCTCGGCGACGTGTATATGGCGGTCTTCGCCCCCTCCGAATCCACACAATTCGCCCAGTACCCAGCGCCAATGTTGTATTACGTCAAGAACATAACAGCCTCTATGCCTCCAGACAAATCGCTGGCGGTATTGGCCTTAATAGCGTCGGGGTTCTACCTAGATCAACTCCGCAATATGGACATAAACACAGCCGCATCATACCTCTTCAACGCCATGATGGACCTATATGGAGCCGCCTCCAGCTTCGACCCAGCCGCATTAAATGCGGTAGACATATCGGTCAAAATAGTCCCCTTCGTGAACCTCCTATGGGCCTCGGCCGCTGCCGTAACGGCGCTGTTGATAGCCTACGCCGCAATGGAGCGCAAAGAATAA
- a CDS encoding cytochrome C biogenesis protein: MFTLKDFILPALAVIDIGTAIWLVQFGPFPLVVDTGASTAYLNVYVHVPGSVALYVAATLALIAALLRRIRIMDFSAYATAALGWFAFITGTIWAAESWGSALALDPRQMSVLVFALIYSIYPAVKRGVEDPERRERLARIYIAAGYALAVLSLIAPYLATSFHPRPGTTMEGPLGAYMGLRILIALAVFAALAAVRPPRFVAYIYLAGIAASLVLLYPWFFYSPVRVVNVTTSSIGLADGRVLDIKPSAVLSPAFVNNTPTLVGNFVALIGGVPQLVRHYSAYVNLALYCATMSLLVEVRRRL, encoded by the coding sequence GTGTTCACACTCAAAGATTTTATATTACCGGCTTTAGCCGTAATAGATATAGGTACCGCTATTTGGCTTGTACAATTCGGCCCCTTTCCGTTAGTGGTAGATACGGGCGCCTCTACCGCCTATTTAAATGTATATGTCCACGTGCCGGGCTCGGTAGCTCTCTACGTCGCCGCGACTCTCGCCCTAATAGCGGCTCTATTGAGAAGAATTAGGATTATGGACTTCTCTGCATACGCCACAGCGGCTCTCGGCTGGTTTGCCTTCATAACGGGCACCATTTGGGCCGCCGAGAGTTGGGGCTCCGCCTTGGCTCTAGACCCCAGACAGATGTCGGTGTTGGTCTTCGCGTTGATTTACAGCATATATCCTGCCGTCAAGAGGGGCGTAGAGGACCCCGAGAGGAGGGAGAGGCTGGCCAGGATCTATATAGCGGCCGGCTACGCCCTCGCCGTTTTGTCCCTCATAGCGCCGTATCTAGCCACTTCATTCCACCCAAGGCCTGGCACAACCATGGAGGGACCTCTAGGCGCGTATATGGGCCTACGCATCTTAATAGCGTTGGCGGTCTTCGCGGCGCTGGCGGCAGTCAGACCTCCCAGATTCGTCGCCTATATCTACCTGGCGGGCATCGCCGCCTCGTTAGTGCTCTTATACCCATGGTTCTTCTATTCTCCTGTCAGGGTCGTCAACGTCACCACGTCTTCGATAGGTCTTGCCGACGGCCGCGTGTTGGACATAAAGCCCTCTGCGGTGTTGTCCCCGGCTTTTGTCAACAACACCCCAACTCTAGTGGGGAACTTCGTGGCGTTAATTGGCGGCGTCCCCCAACTCGTCAGGCACTACTCGGCTTATGTCAACTTAGCGCTTTATTGTGCCACTATGTCTCTACTAGTTGAGGTTAGGAGGAGGCTATGA
- a CDS encoding ABC transporter ATP-binding protein has protein sequence MPLGLLQPSVMILVEGLWKRFGDFWVLRGVNLKVNSIVTLIGPNGSGKTTLVRIIAGLLEPSRGRVLVDGMRPKVPAGVLGVVFHSPMLYPELTVGENLRLFSKLAGGKLEGCPLGVCKVLDRPVRALSFGWRRRVDIVRALLPDPPNLVIDEPTTGLDQEARGELADILKSREAVLLTSPFPLGIGRELRLEEVQCLNC, from the coding sequence GTGCCACTCGGCCTACTACAGCCCAGTGTCATGATATTGGTGGAGGGGCTATGGAAGAGGTTCGGCGACTTCTGGGTCCTCCGCGGCGTCAATCTGAAGGTGAACAGTATAGTCACGTTGATAGGCCCCAACGGGTCTGGGAAGACCACGCTCGTGAGGATAATAGCGGGGCTTTTGGAGCCCAGCAGGGGGAGGGTTCTGGTGGACGGAATGAGGCCGAAAGTGCCGGCGGGGGTGTTGGGCGTGGTGTTCCACAGCCCCATGCTCTACCCCGAGCTGACTGTGGGGGAGAACTTAAGGCTCTTCTCGAAGCTGGCGGGCGGGAAGCTGGAGGGGTGCCCCTTGGGGGTCTGCAAGGTTTTGGACAGGCCCGTGAGGGCTTTGAGTTTCGGCTGGAGGAGGAGAGTAGACATAGTGAGGGCCCTACTGCCGGACCCACCCAATTTGGTCATAGACGAGCCCACGACGGGCCTAGACCAAGAGGCGAGGGGCGAGCTCGCAGACATCTTGAAGTCCAGAGAGGCCGTACTTCTAACCTCGCCGTTCCCGTTGGGGATAGGAAGGGAGCTACGCCTAGAAGAAGTGCAATGTTTGAATTGTTGA
- a CDS encoding cytochrome C biogenesis protein, whose amino-acid sequence MFEEQVLSSPSVASLLSGLNLYALNAYAHPLPGLQVKVEGQVVYVDIDAQTVKYVVANGTRYFPIEGTPAVLIGRVKNGTITLLGFWIGGVPPSNQRMDVQFSQFVKEALGISPSAKAQAAVLPSLFAALATSAVMGFLSAFSPCVLPVLSLAGVTYLARRSLWKMLAGLVTSFLLFSAILASLGSALVPLRQIVATIGGSILAALGLTQLVGRLNVEFSRLASYIQTAAFKRTRGAGDFLLGASLGAVWLPCVSPYAGVAIAATLYSLAGSPVDAFISIALYGACLAAAVYLIVRGLVKIGKKIGSMRHLEQIVGVIAIALGAYIIWTSL is encoded by the coding sequence ATGTTTGAAGAACAAGTCTTGTCGAGCCCCTCTGTGGCATCTCTCCTCTCCGGACTGAACCTATATGCGCTTAACGCCTACGCGCACCCCCTGCCGGGCCTACAGGTAAAAGTCGAGGGACAGGTGGTATATGTCGACATAGACGCGCAGACCGTTAAATATGTCGTGGCTAACGGGACTAGGTACTTCCCGATAGAGGGCACGCCTGCCGTATTAATTGGACGCGTCAAGAATGGAACTATTACGTTATTGGGCTTCTGGATAGGCGGCGTCCCTCCATCCAATCAGAGGATGGACGTCCAGTTCTCTCAATTCGTCAAGGAGGCGTTGGGCATAAGTCCTTCGGCAAAGGCCCAGGCGGCCGTACTGCCGTCGTTATTCGCCGCGTTGGCGACGTCGGCTGTCATGGGATTTCTGAGCGCCTTCTCGCCTTGCGTGTTGCCTGTGTTGTCGCTGGCCGGCGTGACCTATTTGGCTAGGAGGAGCCTCTGGAAGATGTTGGCGGGCTTAGTGACGTCGTTTTTGTTGTTTAGCGCTATCCTCGCCTCTTTGGGATCTGCGCTCGTGCCTTTGAGGCAGATAGTGGCTACTATCGGCGGCTCCATCTTGGCGGCTCTCGGCCTTACTCAACTCGTGGGGCGTCTAAACGTCGAGTTCTCGAGGCTCGCCTCTTACATCCAGACGGCGGCCTTTAAGAGAACTCGCGGCGCTGGGGACTTTCTGTTGGGCGCGTCGCTCGGCGCCGTCTGGCTTCCTTGCGTATCGCCTTATGCGGGCGTGGCGATAGCCGCGACGTTGTACTCGCTGGCGGGAAGCCCCGTGGACGCCTTTATCTCTATTGCGCTATATGGGGCTTGTCTCGCCGCGGCGGTGTATTTAATTGTAAGGGGCCTAGTCAAAATAGGGAAGAAGATTGGCTCGATGCGGCACCTAGAGCAAATAGTAGGCGTTATAGCCATAGCATTGGGGGCGTATATAATATGGACGTCTCTATGA